The sequence below is a genomic window from Aureispira sp. CCB-E.
TCTAGCTTGGCTATAGCTAGTTTGGGGTTTTCTTGTGCCAACAAAAAAGAGGGAAGTAATCCAATAAAAAAGCAGAAGTATAAAAAATAGTTCATCATACAAAAGGTGTTACAAATGCGGTACCAATAATTTGATCCATAGAATTTGATATTGGTGTATGTTATCATAATCAAACGAACGACAAGTGCTCACCACTATCCTCACTTCCCTATTTCTTTTCAATATCAGCGTATCAAACCCAAATACTCCCTATAAAAATAAAAAGAGTCTAACCAATATGGCTAGACTCCACTATATTTTCAAAAAAAAGCACTTAACTTTCTTTTGGTTTTAACTTATCTAAATCCATCGAGTCAATGAATTTGGTTGTAAAGTTACCAGAGATAAAGTTCTCATTATCCATCAACATACGATGGAAAGGAACTGTCGTTTTAATTCCCTCTACAATAAATTCATCCAAGGCACGACGCATTTTGCTAATACATTCCTCTCTTGTTCTAGCTTTACAAATCAACTTTGCAATCATAGAATCATAATAAGGAGAAATCGTATATCCTGCATATACGTGTGTATCTACACGAATCCCGTGTCCTTTAGAACTGTGGAAAGATGTAATTTTTCCTGGACAAGGACGGAAGTTCATGAAAGGATCTTCTGCATTGATACGGCACTCAATTGCGTGCATCGTTGGATAATAATTTTCACCTGAAATTTTCTCACCAGCAGCAATTTTAATTTGCTCACGGATCAAATCATAATCAATCACTTCTTCCGTTACAGTATGTTCTACTTGAATACGAGTATTCATTTCCATAAAGTAGAAGTTGTGATGTTTGTCCACCAAGAATTCTACAGTACCTACTCCCTCATAGTTGATTGCTTTACCAGCAGCAACCGCAGCAGCTCCCATTTTTTCACGCAATTCATCTGTCAAATAAGGAGAAGGTGATTCTTCCAATAATTTTTGGTGGCGACGTTGGATAGAACATTCACGCTCTGAAAGGTGACAAACTTCACCATATTGATCACCAGCAATTTGCACTTCAATGTGACGTGGCTCTTCTACAAACTTCTCGATATACATACCGTCGTTACCAAAAGAAGCTCTAGCCTCATTTTGAGCAGCAGTCAAATTAGACTCTAACTCGTCTTCATTCCAAACCAAACGCATTCCTTTACCACCACCACCAGCGGTAGCTTTAAGCATGATCGGATACCCAACTTCTTGAGCAATGGTTTTAGCATCATCCAGATTTTTTACCAAGCCATCAGAACCAGGAATAACAGGCACGCCTGCTTTTACCATTGTCTCCTTAGCGGTAATTTTATCTCCCATTTTGCGAATATGGTCAGGATCTGGACCGATAAATTTCACTTCACTTTGCGCACAAATTTCAGCAAACTCAGCATTCTCTGCCAAGAATCCATATCCAGGATGCACGGCATCGGCATTGGTAATTTCTACCGCAGCCATAATATTAGGAATGTTTAAGTACGACAAATTACTTGCTGGAGGTCCTACACAAACTGCTTCATCAGCGAAGCGCACATGTAGACTGTCAGCATCTGCTGTTGAATAAATAGCAACAGTTTTGATGCCCATTTCTTTACATGTTCTAATAACACGCAAAGCTATCTCGCCTCGATTGGCAATTAATATTTTCTTGAACATATTATTTGTTTTTGATTAGGACTTTAATAGAATTCATCCCTTGTAGATAGCACTTATTTATCTTTATTGCTTGCACAATAAAGCTTACAAAACAGTCCATCTACACGACGTTATCTAATATTAAGCTGGCTCAACTAAGAACAATACTTGTCCATATTCAACAGGGCTAGCATCCTCTACCATTACTTTCACAATACGACCTTCAACTTCTGCTTTAACCTCATTAAACAATTTCATAGCCTCAATCAAACAAACCGTATCATCACCACCAATAGAATCTCCAACTTTTACAAACGCTGGTTTTTCTGGTGATGCAGAGCGGTAGAAAGTACCTACCATTGGCGATTTAATTTCAATATAATTATTTGATTCTTCTGCTGCTGGTGCACTTTCTTTGGTAGCGGCAGGAGTGGCAGCATTATCATTGTTAGCAGCAGGAGCTACAGGCGTAGCAGCAACACTTGGTACTTGCATTCCTGGCATAACAGAAGGCTGTACAATAACCTCTTTCTGAGCAGAATAGTTTTTAGTACGAATACTAATTTTAGAAGCCTCGTCTTCATATTTAAATTCGCTGATTTTACTTTTCTGAATCAACTTAATGAGTTCTTTGATTTTCTCAAACTCCATAATAAGTTCGTTTTTATTAGGTATAAAATATTAAGTTTCTATAGTCTTTTAAGTCTTTTAACCACAAGGTTATTTTTTCATACGCTCCATATAAGCGCCTGTTTCAGACTCAATACGAATCAAATCTCCTTGCTTAATAAATAAAGGAACACGTACTTCCGCTCCAGTTTCAACAATAGCAGGTGTTAAGGTATTGGTTGCTGTATTCCCTTTTGCTCCTGGTTCTACCTCTGTTACCTCTAAGATAATATATTGTGGCAAACTACAAGCCAATGGAATTTCTTTTTCTGCATGGAACAATACTTCTACGTCCATACCTTCCTTCAAAAATTGAAGATTGTCTACCATTTCTTTCATGACATCAATCTGGTTGAATGTTTCGTTGTTCATGAAGTACAGACGCTCCTCATCATCATACAAATATTGATATTGACGACGCTCCACGCGCACATCTTCAATCTTGTGTCCTGCAGGAAAAGTGTGATCTACTACTTTTCCATTTGTTAAGTTCTTTAGTTTCGTGCGTACAAATGCGTTTCCTTTACCAGGTTTCACATGTTGAAACTCCACGATGATATATGTCTGCCCGTTGTGTTCAAGACACATTCCTTTGCGAATATCTGATGTTGTAGCCACTAGTATTTTTTTTGTATTAAATTTTGTAATTTGGACTTAAAAAAGTCAATTTTACCCATTTCTAATACCAGAAAGATAAAAGAAATTTGAAACAAATATAAGGCTTCTATTACAAAAAGCAATTATTTGGTACGCATATCTAAGGTAGAATTACCTCCCCCCTTACAACAAAAACACATAAACAACTAAATAACAACCACTTAAACACAAACATCAAATCCAAAAAATGAATGAAATTTTCATCTATACCCCTACTCTAAACCCTAGGATTTCTTATATTTTTGACTTAATATTCAATCAAATTTTAGGTATTCCTAAGGTAAGCCTTAGCACTGATCTTTATGCTTTTAACCAAACAAAAGAAGTCGCCAAAATCAATTATAGCAATCACTTTATTGAAGATGTGTTGCAGTTTTCTCCACATTCTTTTTTATTCGAAACAGGAATACGAGCCATTCGTCTTGATTTTAAAGAGCATAAAAACTTAATGGCTGCATTTTTTCACCCTTCTACCCTTCATAATCAACAGGCTATTTTTCCTTTTGACCCATTTGCCCTTAGTTTTTATCTTGTCAGTCGTTACGAAGAGTACCTACCTTTTGATGCCGATCAGTTTGGGCGTTTTTCAGCCAATAACAGCCAAGCTTATAAACATGGATTTTTGCAACAACCCTTGGTCAATCTTTGGGCTCAAAGAATTAAAAGATTGTTACAACAACACTATCCTTACCTCGAATACCATTCCCCTTCTTATCAATACACGCCTACTTACGATATTGATTATGCCTATGCTTTTTTAAACAAAGGTTGGCTTCGACAAGGAGCAGCTTTTGCCAAAAACCTCTTGCGTTTAGACCGCACGACTCTTGTAGCACAAATCAAGACTTGGTTACGATTGCAAAAGGACCCTTATTATACGTTTGATTATTTAGACAGTTTAGATTCAACCTATCAAATCCATCCCATCTATTTTTGGTTGGTAGGTGATTATGGGACTTATGATAAAAACATTCATCATAGTAATAAACATTTTCGAGAGCTGATTCAGACCAAAAGCCAAACACATCCAATAGGAATACACCCCTCTTTTGGATCTAATCGAAATCAAGCCATTACGAAAAAAGAGCTTTATCGTTTACGAGACATTACGCAACAATCCATACAAAAAAGTAGGCAACATTTTTTAATGTTGCAATTCCCTAAAACATATTCTGAACTTGCCCAATTAGGAATTCAGGAAGATTATACCATGGGTTATGCCCAACAGCTAGGTTTTAGAGCTAGTATAGCCCATCCATTTTATTGGTATAATTTGGAAACAGAAGAATGTACCGAGCTCCAAGTTTTTCCATTTCAGTTGATGGATGTTACCTTAAATACGTATCTAAACCTTACTCCCAAAGAAGCTATTAAACAAGCTCATCAGATTATTGAGCAAACCAAGCAAGTAGAAGGGCATTTAATTAGTATTTGGCACAATAACTCTTTCTGTGAACAAGCTCAATGGAAAGGATGGCGAGCTGTTTATGAAGCAATTTTGCAAGAAGCAGTCACTAAGCTTTAAATTTGGCTTGTATTTGTTCGGCACGCTGGCGTTCCATAGCTATTTTGTCTGCAAATTCGTGCAAAGCTTCTATACTAAGAGCTTTGCCTGTTACCTTTAACTTAATTTCTAAGGTATAATCCTGTGCCATCCGAAACAACTCCTTTTCTTGCTCAGCAGTCAATTCAAATATTTCTGCAAAACGACTTAACTTCTCTTGCTCCTCTATTTGAAATTGGTTGTCAGTCAAAGCAACCGCAGCTACAATAACAAAAATCGTCAAACGACCATGCAAGCTTACTTTTTGGCAATCCGACTTTGTTAAATAAGGAGCAGTAATTAAATCACTTAGTTTTCCCATTTCATTATTCAAAAAATGGCTAAAAAACAAGCGTTCTTCTTGCTCTATCCGACCATCCGCACGAGCCATCTCGACCAACATTCGAGACATAATTTTTTTATCATAATTCTCTGTCAATGGGTGTTGTCGAATATAGACTTCAAATTCTGAAAAATGAGTTGCCAAACGCCATTTTCCTGTTGTTTCAATATAAACAATCTCATCTAAAATAGATTCAAAAGCACGAACGACAGCCGCTTCCAATTCCTTTTTGGCAAAATAAACTGGTGGCGTATTTTCTGTAGCCGTTTCTTTTCGTCTAACCCCTTTGTTTAGAGCCCTCAACAACATGGAGCGCATCTTATTGGGATTCTTAACAATAATCCCTAAGCCACTAGCATCCTCTATTTTTTCTATCGTTGCATCGGCTTCAAACTCTCGCTCCTCTATTAAAAATCGACAGTACATCATTTCTCCCTGTTGTACTTCTGCGACAATATAAGGCTGAATAGCTTTGTAGGTTAGTTCTATCATGAACTCTATGAATTTTTAATCGTTAAGAAGCTGTATTGATATTATTAATACTCCGTTGATTTTTTAGTTTGATTATCAGTCTTTTATTGCAAAGACCAACAAAAGGTTCATTTTACTGATAATCAACTGCGAAGCACTCATGTAATACCACGTAGTAGCAGCGTAGCTAAACTAATACGATTTATTGCGTGAGCGCTTTGCTTTTAGTTAGCTGCGCTGCTACTGCGTGGTTTCAACGGAGTAATGATTATAGGAATTGCAAGGACAAATTCAATTTTCTATTTGAAGTTGAATCTAAACCTTAGGTCTCTTAATAGGACGTCTGCTATCATCATCGGGGCGATCACCGTCACCACTCGCTAAAGGTTTTCCTTTGGAATTTACTAATTTATCTTCGGCTTCTTTTTGTGATTCCAAAACAATTTGGAAATTGTTTACAATAGCGCCAATTACCAAGTTAATAAGCAAATAAGCTGCTATAATCATCCAAGAAACATGATAAAAAGTAATCACCGTATTCGATGCGACAGGTACACTTCCAGTCACTTCTTTCCCTGATAATAAGTTGTATCTCAAATCGGTCCAGTCCTCCCCCGTTAAAATTCTAAACAACGTAAAAAATGCTTCTCCTAAATCACCGTAAGGGTCAGGATTACTAGATGTCAATTTGATATGCTCCGAATTAGCATAATCGGGATTTTTAAATAAAGTAACTCCTATGATCGCATAAATATACATGATTAGCAAGAAAAGAACAGCGATATACGATAAGGATCGTATCGACTTTATCAAGACACCAATTAGCAACTGAAGTTCTCCAATAGCGCGAATAGAGCGTGTCAATTGGACAACCCTTAGTATTCGCAGTGTCGACATGATATTTTGTTGCTCTGCACTACTGTTTTCGAGTAAAATATCGGCTACTTCAGGAATAACGCCCAACATTAATATAAAGATATCAAACCAGTTCCACCAATCTCCAATATACTCCTCTGTTGTTCTTCGTCCAGTCCAACGAATAATGATTTCCAAAAAGAAAACAAATAAAATGGACAACTGAATCACTCGAATAGAATCGGGGGCATTGTCATAAGTTTGAACTCCAATCAATA
It includes:
- a CDS encoding polysaccharide deacetylase family protein, with product MNEIFIYTPTLNPRISYIFDLIFNQILGIPKVSLSTDLYAFNQTKEVAKINYSNHFIEDVLQFSPHSFLFETGIRAIRLDFKEHKNLMAAFFHPSTLHNQQAIFPFDPFALSFYLVSRYEEYLPFDADQFGRFSANNSQAYKHGFLQQPLVNLWAQRIKRLLQQHYPYLEYHSPSYQYTPTYDIDYAYAFLNKGWLRQGAAFAKNLLRLDRTTLVAQIKTWLRLQKDPYYTFDYLDSLDSTYQIHPIYFWLVGDYGTYDKNIHHSNKHFRELIQTKSQTHPIGIHPSFGSNRNQAITKKELYRLRDITQQSIQKSRQHFLMLQFPKTYSELAQLGIQEDYTMGYAQQLGFRASIAHPFYWYNLETEECTELQVFPFQLMDVTLNTYLNLTPKEAIKQAHQIIEQTKQVEGHLISIWHNNSFCEQAQWKGWRAVYEAILQEAVTKL
- the accC gene encoding acetyl-CoA carboxylase biotin carboxylase subunit; this translates as MFKKILIANRGEIALRVIRTCKEMGIKTVAIYSTADADSLHVRFADEAVCVGPPASNLSYLNIPNIMAAVEITNADAVHPGYGFLAENAEFAEICAQSEVKFIGPDPDHIRKMGDKITAKETMVKAGVPVIPGSDGLVKNLDDAKTIAQEVGYPIMLKATAGGGGKGMRLVWNEDELESNLTAAQNEARASFGNDGMYIEKFVEEPRHIEVQIAGDQYGEVCHLSERECSIQRRHQKLLEESPSPYLTDELREKMGAAAVAAGKAINYEGVGTVEFLVDKHHNFYFMEMNTRIQVEHTVTEEVIDYDLIREQIKIAAGEKISGENYYPTMHAIECRINAEDPFMNFRPCPGKITSFHSSKGHGIRVDTHVYAGYTISPYYDSMIAKLICKARTREECISKMRRALDEFIVEGIKTTVPFHRMLMDNENFISGNFTTKFIDSMDLDKLKPKES
- a CDS encoding ion transporter — its product is MFLIILNGLLIGVQTYDNAPDSIRVIQLSILFVFFLEIIIRWTGRRTTEEYIGDWWNWFDIFILMLGVIPEVADILLENSSAEQQNIMSTLRILRVVQLTRSIRAIGELQLLIGVLIKSIRSLSYIAVLFLLIMYIYAIIGVTLFKNPDYANSEHIKLTSSNPDPYGDLGEAFFTLFRILTGEDWTDLRYNLLSGKEVTGSVPVASNTVITFYHVSWMIIAAYLLINLVIGAIVNNFQIVLESQKEAEDKLVNSKGKPLASGDGDRPDDDSRRPIKRPKV
- the accB gene encoding acetyl-CoA carboxylase biotin carboxyl carrier protein, with the protein product MEFEKIKELIKLIQKSKISEFKYEDEASKISIRTKNYSAQKEVIVQPSVMPGMQVPSVAATPVAPAANNDNAATPAATKESAPAAEESNNYIEIKSPMVGTFYRSASPEKPAFVKVGDSIGGDDTVCLIEAMKLFNEVKAEVEGRIVKVMVEDASPVEYGQVLFLVEPA
- the efp gene encoding elongation factor P, whose translation is MATTSDIRKGMCLEHNGQTYIIVEFQHVKPGKGNAFVRTKLKNLTNGKVVDHTFPAGHKIEDVRVERRQYQYLYDDEERLYFMNNETFNQIDVMKEMVDNLQFLKEGMDVEVLFHAEKEIPLACSLPQYIILEVTEVEPGAKGNTATNTLTPAIVETGAEVRVPLFIKQGDLIRIESETGAYMERMKK